In Bdellovibrio bacteriovorus, the genomic window CCTTGCGCCCTTTGCGCACCGGTTTCTTCGTAATTGGAACAACGGTCGCTTTGTTTGTCTCTGATCTTTGTTCGATTTTTTTTGTCGCAATGGCCGTCAGCTTTACCGTCCTGGGAGCACTGTCTACGGATGCTGCTTTAGCCGCTCGCACGGCTTTAAGCTTACGTTCCACTTCTTGGTTCAACCGGAATTCCGCACGGAAGACGATGGAAAAAAGAATGATATTTACAACCAATCCCAGCACCGCTTGCACAACACTGAATTGGATGTCTTTTTTGAAAGTATAAAGATTTAAGAATATCGTTACACCTAAGATCGCAAGGACTGGAACCCAGGCAGAACTTTTCCCGCGAAACATCAAATAGCCGACGACAATTTTAGAAATGCGCAAAATCCACTGCACGGTGGTCGCCGCCATAAAGATGGCCCATAACTGAGTCGGTGACCATTTATCGGGAATATGGGGGTTTGAGGCCACACTTAAAAAGAAATTAAAAAATGGAGACGCTAGCAGTAAAGCCCCGGCGATACGAATGTAGCGCTCATCATCGAGCCACTTCATTCGGCTGCCCATTAGATCGCCTCTTTTTTATCATCCGTTGCGGGAACTTCGCCCTCTTCGGCGAAACGCATTCTTAAAGTGGGCTCATCAGAAGCGGATTCAACAATGACTTCTTCCTCTGCGCCACCGGCACGACGTTTTTTGATGGCATCACTGAAAGCAATAACCAAACAGATCGCCAAAGGGTCAAACACCACGACAAAGACCATGATCAGATACTTCACTACATCGTCGATGTTCATGTTAAAGGCTTTAGCAATGTAAATCAGCGGACCGACTTTTTCTTTGACCTTAATGATGTTCAATTTAGCTTGTTCGATTTCGCCTTCGATTTGCGCATTTTTATCTTTCAATTCGCGAATCATTGGTTCGGCTTCTTTTCGAGCCGCCAATTTTTTAGAGATACGTGTATCCGGGATTTCGTCCACCCCGCGTGTGATACGATCGGCTTCCTGATTATTGTGCAACTGTTCGTTTTGCAATTTTGCGAGCTTGATATTTTCAGCTTCAAGAGTGGACGAAGACGCAAGGTAGGCATCCGACAAAAAACCAAAAACACCCATGCTGGTAATTCCACTTAAGATGACCACGCAGGCCACTAAATAAGCTTTAAATACGATGTGAATACGATTCCAGACTTGATGAAGATAGGCGGCAACCACAAACTTGGCAAATTCTAAGGCACTCGCCATCAGCCACACCGCTACGATAGCACCAGTAAATAGCTTACCCAGGCCGACAACTGAAAATGCCGCCCCTAAGGTTGAAACGGCGATTGCCGCTAATGCTAATCCAACTATGACCCAAGCTTGTACCATAGAGAAAATATCGGAATTTCTGCCGATCGACTTTATCAGTTCTTAATGGACCTGGACTATGGGCTGGGACTATTTTAGAAATGCTCACCATTTTCATAGTAAGCCGCTTTATCTAAGGTTTGAAAGACCACAACCACATCTTGGGCCTGGGTCTCCGTCTTCACTTTTTGCGTGATCAACGCTGCCGTTTGATCTTGGACTTCTTGAGATCGAGCAAACCACAAAACCTCTACAAAGGGATACGATGGTGTCGCTTTACCACCAGAAAAGAATTCAGAACCAATCCATTCAAAGGTGAAGTTGTCTTCTGCCGTCCCAATGGTCTTTGCTAAATCTTTAACTAAGATTTCGCTCAAATTTTGCACGTGTTCTTTTTTTAAGGCTCTCATTCGAATATGTGGCATAGATCGAACATACTGCGTGTTGCAGAATTTTGCAAATCAATGTACACCACCAACATGTCGGTTCAAATTTCGCGGATTCTGCATGCGGGTTATCTTTTTGAATGCAATGATTTTAAAATTGCCTTTGATCCCCTATTTGAAAACCCGTTTAGCCGAAACTGCTATGCCTTTCCTTCGATAGAATTTGATCTTGCGGCTGTCAAAGATTTAAATTTCGATGCCGTTTTTATTTCTCACTACCACGATGATCACTTTTCTTTAGAAAGCTTAAATCTTCTAAAACGCGAAACGCCGATTTATATTTTTTCAATTTTTGAAGAGCTTATTGAATTGATAAAAGATCTGGGCTTTAAAGACGTCCATGCCGTGGAACTTTTACGCCCGATTCATTTAGGCCCTTTTGAAATAATGCCCCTTGAAGCTTTGGATGCCGATGTTGACTCCATTTATCACATCAAAGTGGAAGGCAGAAATATTTTGAATGTTGTGGATTCATGGATCGGGCCACGCACCATGGATCGTTTACGGCAAACCACATGGGATCTTGTGATGTGGCCCATGCAAACCATGCGCGAAATTGAAGTCTTAGCCCCTGCTTCCGCAGAGCCCGTGACACCTGAAACTTTAAAACTTCCCATCGAACTTATTGAACAGCTGCAAGAACTTAAACCCAAGGCGGTCATTCCCAGTGCGTGTCAGTTTCGGTTTGAAGATTGGTCGTGGTACAATCATGCTTTTTTCCCGATCACCTATGCCCAATTCGAAAAACAAGTTCAGGAAATTTTGCCGCAAGCAAAGGTGTTAAGACTGAATCCGGGAAAATCTTTATTGCTGACTGATAGTGACATCAAATACTCTGACCGTCTTCCTTGGATTAAACCCGTCGGCGATCAAGAGATTGACTATGAATTTAAGCCGGAATTACCGCCGCAAAGCATCGCCGATATCGCGCAGAGACTGCCCTCTCTAGATGAAAAACAAAAAAACCGGGTTCACGATTTTTGCACAAACGCGCTGATAAGCCGTTATCCGCAACTTTCAGCATTCGAAGAATCTTATTTTCAAAATAAAAAAATCTGGCGCTTAACGACCTACGATCATTACGGAGAAGCCAAACATTATTTTTACGAAGTTTATAGGAATCAGGTAACAATTGCGTCCACGTCCATATCACCCACGTGGATTACGGAAATTCCTGAAGTGAAAATTTATAATGCTTTAGAGGATGGTGAGTCGTTAACGTCCATTTATGTTCGTGTCACGAACCCCAAAGACTCTGACCCTTTGGAAGATCCATTGATTCGCAGTTTGTATGAAGGTCTTGTCGGTGGATATCAAAAAGCACAACTTAAGAAACTGGGGCTTCGCAAATAGCGAAGCCCCGTAAACTCTATTGATGTGTTCCTGTATCTTTTGTATCAGAGGTTCCTGGCTGACTCACTTTTGGGTGATCTTTGCCCTTAGAGCCTTTGTGCTTTTTCATTTTGCCTGCATTTTTGTCCGCTGGATTTTGCGGCGTTGTCGTATCTGTCGTGTTCATCGTGCCATGAGTGTCATGACCCGCAGCCGGATCATTGGCAAAAGCAGTTGAAGATAAAGCCATCGCGATAACAATTACTAAATGTTTCATAAAGTCCTTTCTATTGGGTCCTTGTGAACTCATCTTCGCAATATGTGAGCCGAAGTCTCGTTAAATTTTTGAAGGAATTATCAAGCTCTGTTGAGCAGATCAAGACTGTTATTTGACCTCACGGAAAAATCGTCTATCCTTAAGATCTCTGTATCTCCGAGGATATTCATGCAAAAAGAGAATTTTAAAAGTTGGTCATTTCGCGTTCTAATGAATATGTACCCCATGTTTTTCGGCACCGGGGGCAAGATCACTTTTCTAAGCGCCGATTATAAAAAAGCCGTCGTTCGTTTAAAACTGAATATGTGGACTTATAATTATGTCGGCACCATCTTCGGCGGAAGTCAGTTTGCGGCCCTAGATCCTTTTCACATGGTCTTACTTTTAAAAATCATCGGTCCTGAATATGTCGTCTTAGATAAAGCTGGAAGCATTCAATTTAAAAAACCCGGCCGTGGAAAAATCACCGCCACGATCGAATACGCCGACCAAGAAATCGAGGACATTAAAGCCCGCGCAAAGGCAGAGGGAAAATTTGAGTTGGTGCGCACCACAAACTGGGTGGATGAAGACGGACAGGTCATTTCGACCTTGCAGAAAACTCTTTATATCGCGACCAAAGAATACTTTAAAAGCCGCAAGAAGCTAGATCACTAGTTTCCCATTCTTTCTTTCAAAATTTGGGAAAAGCTTTTCTTAGAGTCACCTTGAGCAAAGTGCTGATGCTGAGATTGAGTATCTAATCCCGAGTTTATGACAGGTTTTGCTCTTTCAATCGCTGCGACCTGTTTGTAAGCACGGGAAACTGCTTGGACCTTCGTCGAATAGATCATGGACAACCTCCATGCCTATCTCTGAAGCAAAAATGCAGCCCACTTGAGCTGCATTTATTTTTTAATAGACACCTCGACTTGTTCCAAAAAACCCCACACGCGGGGACTTGCGGAACAAGACCTTAGCGAGCGGCCTTCATCAACAGGACCGTCCAAGGTTCAGCAAACCGGCTTGAAATCACCGACATATGCGCGTCCTGAACCGGGTCATCACGCATGATAATGTGATCTTCGTGCTTATCGGGCTGAACCAAAATCTTCATCGCCGCGACTTGGTATTCACTGCCGAAAAAATCTTTTTCGTGTAAAAGACTGAAATATTTCGCACGCGGAGTTTCAGACTTCAGCGCCAACCACCCCACCGGTCGACCATCTGCAAAGCGGTCTTGAGGGCCAGCTAGCATCACCACTCCCCTAGCCGGATGAAGCTTTGCCAAATAAGCCGCGTGCCCGGCCCCTTGCGAGTGGCCCGAGAAAATCACCTTATTCCAATTCACACCTTTATTGGAAATGTAACCAGCCCAGCGCTTCGCATCTGATTTAGCCAAAAATTTTAAAAGCTCTAAAATACGCGATTCAAGCGAGTTGATTTTATCTACTTTTACGATGCTGCTGACATCATCACCGGTCGCAATTTCTTCGCGAAAATGATCAAAACATTGTAAGTCTTTAGAGTCCTTACACGTTGTGGAAATCACACTGTTATCATAATCCATGGTGACGACATCAAAGCCCAAGCCTGCCGCATGTTCCGCATAAGCTTTTAGATCTGACGGCAGACTGCCTGTCCCACCAAAACTGATAAGCAAAATGTTTTTGGATTTTTTCTTAGACCAATAAACCTGATGAGGTCCCCGCATCTGCAAAATTTGTGGATTGGTTTCCTTCACCGGAACTTGACGGTTGATGACTTGAGCTTCGGCCAAAACCGCCGAAAATAAAAGAGTAACCATAAGAAATGAAATAAGATTTTTCATACCCTCTAGCTTACTTAAGAAGACTCCCCTTGGCAAACTTCCGAAGCAAGACCCCCTGAATAGGGGGTCTAAAATCGTTTTAATTAAAATGAGCTATCCTGCGCCAATGATTTACTTAGACAGTAAAGCGTTGCAAGCTAAGTACGGATCTGGCGACTTCACCGTGTTTTGGAAAGCCACCTCCGAAGATGGACAAGCCACGAATCGCGAACTGGCTCGCGTAATGACAAGCTTGACTCCGTAATTAAGGGTTTAATGCTGAATATTTACATTGATGCTGATGGCTGCCCCGTAAAAGATGAAACCTACAAGGTGGCCGAACGCTATCAACTGAAAGTCTTTGTTGTCGCCAACCAATATTTGAATATCCCCGCAAGTCCGCGCCTTGAAATGGTCGTCGCGGATAAAGGGTTTGATGCGGCCGATGATTGGATTGTCGAAAACGTCCAAGCCGGGGATATCGTCATCACGGCCGACATCCTGTTGGCCGAAAGATGTGTAAAATTGAAAGCCCGGGTTTTAGGGTCTAAGGGCATCGAATTCACCGAAGACAGTATCGGGTCCGCAGTCGCCCATCGCGAACTTATGCAGAACCTGCGCCATATGGGCGAAATGCGCGGGGGCCCAGCCCCCATGGATAAAAAGGACCGCTCACGATTTTTAGGCAAATTGGATGAAATTATCCAAGGCTTAAAGCGCGAAATGCGTTAGGAAAATGACGTTTTTTTGGTGATTTTTTCTATATATCCCCCAGCTCTAAATTCCCCTTGCGAATTTACCCCGCGACTGGCTAATTACAGCCCATGGAAATCAAAGATTTAAAGCGCCCCGAACTGCTTCTTCCCGTAGGTACCAAGGACATGGCCTTAGCCGCCATTCACAATGGGGCCGATGCCATTTTTATGGGGGTTCCAGGGTTCAATGCCCGCGGACGCAGCCACGATTTCCAAATCGAAGAAGTCAAAGACATCATCGACACCTGCCATCTTCACGGTGTGAAAGTAAATTTAGCTTTTAACATCCTCATCTTCCAAAACGAGTTCCAAGGAGCCGTAGAAGTTTTAGAAAAAATCTTACCACTGAAACCTGACGCCTTCATCGTTCAAGATTTGGGCTTGGTGCGTTTGATTCGTCAAATGGCTCCGAACCAACGCGTGCATGCCTCCACCCAAATGAGCATCACCAATGCCGAAGCCATCTCATGGCTTGATGACTTGGGCATCCAACGCTTTGTTTTAGCCCGCGAAAACTCGATCAGCGAAATTCAAAGTATTAAGAAAAACACCACAAAAGAAATCGAAGTTTTTGTTCATGGTGCATTGTGCGTTAGCTATTCAGGCCAATGCTTTACTTCAGAAGGTATCGGCGGCAGATCCGCCAATCGTGGTCAATGCGCGCAAAGCTGCCGCTTCACTTACGAAATGCATGTCGATGGCGAAAAGAAAGACCTTCAAGGGAAGTCTTTCTTGGTGTCCCCGCAAGACTTGTGCGGTATCAACGAAGTCCCAAAACTTTTAGAAGCTGGTGTGGATTGTTTTAAAGTCGAAGGCCGTCTTAAAACCCCTGAATACGTTGCCACTGCGGCCCGCAGCTTTGATGAAGCCATCACCTCAGCGCAAACGGGTCAGCCCCTGGGCAGTCCGGTCACCCTGAAAAAACAAATGGCCACCGCCTTTTCTCGCGGGTTTTACAGTGGCTGGTTCCACGGTGTAAATCACCAAGAACTGGTCGAAGGCACCTATAGTGCCCATCGCGGTTTTGAGTTTGGTAAAATCACTCGCGTGAATACCAACTCGTTAGAAGTCGAACTCAGTGACCTGACTTTCTTGCAAGGCTTAAAGGCTGACTTCATTAAACCTGGCGACGGGATCCTTTGGGTTTTCAAAGATCACCAAGGTCAAAGTGCAGAAAAAGGCGGATTTGTTTTTGCGGTTAAAAACCTTTCAGCCCGCAAATTTGAATTGGAATTCTCTCGCGATATCTCAATGGATGGCATCTACTTGGGCGCACGCGTGTTTTACAATCACGATAAAGATCTTAAAAAAGACGTCGCTTTAAGCGTTGAAGATAAGCAAAGAAAAAAACGTCTGCCGGTCTTTATTCGCGCGGAAGCCTCTTTAGGACAGCCCTTAAAAGTTCAATACACCGATGGAACCTACACGGTGACCGCCGTTTCTGAAAATATTTGCGAAGCGGCTAAAAATCGCGGCTTAAACAGCGAAGACCTTAAAGAAGAGCTTTTTGCTTTGATGGGAAGCCCTTTCCGTGGTGAAGGTTTTGAA contains:
- a CDS encoding MBL fold metallo-hydrolase, whose protein sequence is MSVQISRILHAGYLFECNDFKIAFDPLFENPFSRNCYAFPSIEFDLAAVKDLNFDAVFISHYHDDHFSLESLNLLKRETPIYIFSIFEELIELIKDLGFKDVHAVELLRPIHLGPFEIMPLEALDADVDSIYHIKVEGRNILNVVDSWIGPRTMDRLRQTTWDLVMWPMQTMREIEVLAPASAEPVTPETLKLPIELIEQLQELKPKAVIPSACQFRFEDWSWYNHAFFPITYAQFEKQVQEILPQAKVLRLNPGKSLLLTDSDIKYSDRLPWIKPVGDQEIDYEFKPELPPQSIADIAQRLPSLDEKQKNRVHDFCTNALISRYPQLSAFEESYFQNKKIWRLTTYDHYGEAKHYFYEVYRNQVTIASTSISPTWITEIPEVKIYNALEDGESLTSIYVRVTNPKDSDPLEDPLIRSLYEGLVGGYQKAQLKKLGLRK
- a CDS encoding BPSS1187 family protein: MKNLISFLMVTLLFSAVLAEAQVINRQVPVKETNPQILQMRGPHQVYWSKKKSKNILLISFGGTGSLPSDLKAYAEHAAGLGFDVVTMDYDNSVISTTCKDSKDLQCFDHFREEIATGDDVSSIVKVDKINSLESRILELLKFLAKSDAKRWAGYISNKGVNWNKVIFSGHSQGAGHAAYLAKLHPARGVVMLAGPQDRFADGRPVGWLALKSETPRAKYFSLLHEKDFFGSEYQVAAMKILVQPDKHEDHIIMRDDPVQDAHMSVISSRFAEPWTVLLMKAAR
- a CDS encoding U32 family peptidase: MEIKDLKRPELLLPVGTKDMALAAIHNGADAIFMGVPGFNARGRSHDFQIEEVKDIIDTCHLHGVKVNLAFNILIFQNEFQGAVEVLEKILPLKPDAFIVQDLGLVRLIRQMAPNQRVHASTQMSITNAEAISWLDDLGIQRFVLARENSISEIQSIKKNTTKEIEVFVHGALCVSYSGQCFTSEGIGGRSANRGQCAQSCRFTYEMHVDGEKKDLQGKSFLVSPQDLCGINEVPKLLEAGVDCFKVEGRLKTPEYVATAARSFDEAITSAQTGQPLGSPVTLKKQMATAFSRGFYSGWFHGVNHQELVEGTYSAHRGFEFGKITRVNTNSLEVELSDLTFLQGLKADFIKPGDGILWVFKDHQGQSAEKGGFVFAVKNLSARKFELEFSRDISMDGIYLGARVFYNHDKDLKKDVALSVEDKQRKKRLPVFIRAEASLGQPLKVQYTDGTYTVTAVSENICEAAKNRGLNSEDLKEELFALMGSPFRGEGFECVIDSSTPLFLPNRQVKELRQKLVKELADLRIQNGAAPVIPPQDEVMSWIASKKVSKNATAGLKLNLLLRDKGQAEDVANAVKTGELSASGINLAILDFEFGLDFGPSLNVLRAVGLKVGVATTRILKPLEQRNIKHLASLNPDAILARNLGAVQYLQANNYQGQILGDFSLNVANHLTAEYLLNKGISTLCLGYDLNHLQVSELIQAGQADRFEVTAYQYMPSFHMEHCVFAAFLSKGSSFKDCGKPCEKHDVKLKDQFGNWHQIKPDQECRNTMYNGTSQSAARYVKEWESFGLGYIRYEALKERGAELITKIQAHLDFISGKKNLDSLIKDLGNVESYGLSESHFQREKEYQSRKKELRV
- a CDS encoding DUF4442 domain-containing protein gives rise to the protein MQKENFKSWSFRVLMNMYPMFFGTGGKITFLSADYKKAVVRLKLNMWTYNYVGTIFGGSQFAALDPFHMVLLLKIIGPEYVVLDKAGSIQFKKPGRGKITATIEYADQEIEDIKARAKAEGKFELVRTTNWVDEDGQVISTLQKTLYIATKEYFKSRKKLDH
- a CDS encoding DUF1904 domain-containing protein gives rise to the protein MPHIRMRALKKEHVQNLSEILVKDLAKTIGTAEDNFTFEWIGSEFFSGGKATPSYPFVEVLWFARSQEVQDQTAALITQKVKTETQAQDVVVVFQTLDKAAYYENGEHF
- a CDS encoding YaiI/YqxD family protein, producing the protein MLNIYIDADGCPVKDETYKVAERYQLKVFVVANQYLNIPASPRLEMVVADKGFDAADDWIVENVQAGDIVITADILLAERCVKLKARVLGSKGIEFTEDSIGSAVAHRELMQNLRHMGEMRGGPAPMDKKDRSRFLGKLDEIIQGLKREMR